DNA sequence from the Pedobacter sp. W3I1 genome:
CGATTAAGGTAAGCAAATTGTTATTAAAGTTTTGCAACTTTTTTAGTTCAATGTAGGTATTGATCTGATTAATAAGCTGTTTATTTACAGGGATGATTCGCTCCTTATTTCTTTTACCCAGCACCTTTATCGTCCCTGAATAAATATCAATATCAGTATCTTTTAACTGAAGCAGCTCGGTTAAACGCATTCCGGTACCAAAAAGCAGCTCGATTACCAGATGATCGCGAACGGAGGGAAAGCCCTCGTTAAAATACTGCTCCGAATCTAATAGCTGATCCATCTTTTGCGAATCAACAAACACAGGAAGTCTTTTCGGTATTTTTGGTGCTTTAATTAAGACAGTAGGATTTTGATCAATCTTTCCTGTTCTGTGTAAAAATTTATAAAAGCTCCGTAAAGTCGAAATTTTTCTATTGATGGTATGTTCCGATATTTTGTTCTCCATCAGATCGACCATATAGTCCCTTAGATGCACATGTTTTACTTCTAAAAAGTTCAGATCGTATGTAATAATGTACGCTTCAAACTGATCTAAATCTGTTTGATAAGAGGTAATGGTGTGCTGAGAATAGCGCTTCTCGTGAGTTAAATAGGCTATAAAACTTTTTAGCAACATTCAATATCTTTTTGCGGGGCATTGATATGAAGTTACAAATAGTTTTGATATAAAGAAATCATTAATTAATTGTTTATTGTAAAGTTTTTGATTTCTTTTTAAAACAAAAAAGTCCCGATCAAACGACCAGGACTTTAATGTATTTATATCGTAAACAACTAAGAAGTTGTATCTAGATTCATATTCTGAATGTAAACAGCATGTTTAATTTCAGTACGGCGGGCAACGGATTTTTTCTCGTATGCCTGACGACTACGTAGTTCTCTCAATACACCAGTTTTTTCAAACTTTTTCTTGAAACGTTTAAGGGCTTTATCTAATGATTCGCCGTCTTTAATGTTGATAATGATCATAACGCTGAAATACCTCCTCTCGTGGTTTTTAAATTTTTCCCGTATTATCGGGGCTGCAAATGTAAGCAAAATATTGAAAATGAGAAAGATTTTACAAAAAAGAAATTTATTTAAATCATTGATTAAACTAAACTGTTGTTTACCTACATTTATCTATACATTATATCATATGACAACAGGAAAAAAAATTGGCTCAATTATCGCAGTTATAGTCGTTATTTTACTGATAGCAATTTGCTATTACCGGTATTTCTTTGTTTTTGGCGAAGGCGTTAAAGCAGGCGAATTAAATTATGTAGTGAAGAAAGGTTATATCTTTAAAACTTACGAAGGTAAATTGATTCAAAGCGGGGTACGATCCAAACAAGCCGGCACCTTACAAAACAATGAATTCGAATTCTCTATTGCAAATAAAGAAATTGCCGATAAAATGATGGCCAATAGCGGAAAGTTCTACGAGCTACATTACAAAGAATATAAAAACACCTTACCCTGGCGCGGATTTAGTGTTTATGTAGTAGATAGCATTTTAACCACGAAAGATATACCACAGTAAGGGAAGGGTTTAGGGTTTAGGGTTTAGGGTTTAGGGAAAACTATTATTTTGACGATTAGTTTTAAACCTTACACCATACACCTTTTACCTCCTAACCTTTCTTAGGTACCTTCGCTCCTGCTTTCCTCGCTTCCGATAAACCGATAGCAATTGCCTGCTTTTTGGAAGTCACTTTTTTACCTGATCCGCTTTTAAGCTTACCCTCTTTCATTTCGTGCATGGTTTTTTCTACTTTCTCACCAGCTTTTTCTGAATACTTTGCCATATTTTTAGTTCATTAATCAATCGTTAGTTAGTATGGTTAATCGGTTAATTGTTTAAATCGGTTAACTGACGCCAAACGCCAAACTCCCCACCCCAAACTCAACTGGTCATTGGTCATTGGTCATTGGTCATTGGTCATTGGTCATTGGTCATTGGTCATTGGTCATTAAAAAACATTGGTTTCAGCTGCTTGGTTTTAAAAATTTAAACAAAAAAATCCGGAAGTAGTTAAGCCATCCGGATTACTCATAATATATTTGGTTTTTAGTAAGGTTAAAGGTGTAGGGCAAAAGGTGTAGGGTGATCGACATTTGCCTTAAACCCTAAACCTTTTACCTTCCTACCTCTGCAATATTTCTCTGGCAATTACAATTTTCTGTATTTCTGATGTTCCCTCGCCTATTGTACATAATTTACTATCACGATAGAATTTCTCCACCGGAAAATCTTTAGTATAACCATAACCACCAAATATCTGAACGGCATCTGTGGCTACCCTTACCGAAACCTCTGAGGCAAAATATTTCGCCATAGCCGATTCTTTTGTCATAGGCAAATGTCTGTTCTTTAAATCTGCAGCCTGACGGATCAATAATTCAGCTGCTTCAATTTCGGTAGCCATATCGGCAAGCTTAAAACTAATGGCCTGAAAGCTGGCAATCGGCTGTCCAAATTGCTGCCGCTGTTTTGAATAGGCTACTGCGGCATCAAAAGCGCCTTTTGCAATTCCTAAGGCCAATGCGGCAATAGAAATTCTTCCGCCATCTAAAACCTTCATGGCTTGTTTAAAGCCTTCGCCAACATTGCCCAATAAATTGGCTTTGGGTACGCGGCAATTATCAAAAATCATTTCTGTAGTTTCTGATGCCCGCATTCCTAATTTATTTTCTTTTTTGCCTGCGGTAAAACCAGGTGTACCACGCTCTACTACAATGGCCGAAATCCCTTTCGAGCTCCCCTGCTCCCCCGTTCTTACCATAACAACTGCAATATCGCCGCTTTTGCCGTGGGTAATCCAATTTTTTGCACCGTTTATAATGTAATCGTCGCCATCTTCAACAGCAGTGGTCATCATTCTTAAGGCATCAGAACCTGTATTGGCCTCGGTTAATCCCCAGGCACCAATCCACTCGGCCGTTGCCAGCTTTGGCAGCCACCTTTGTTTCTGTTCTTCATTAGCAAATGCCAGAATATGGCCGGTACATAAAGAGTTGTGTGCGGCTAATGATAAACCGATTGAACCACAAACCCGGGCCACTTCTACAATTACATCAACATACTCCTGATAGCCCAATCCAGATCCTCCATATTCTTCCGGAACTAAAACACCCATTAAACCTAATTCGCCGAGCTGTTTAAACAATTCTACAGGAAAATGCTGTACCTCATCCCATTCCATTATATGTGGACGAATGTTTTTCTCTGCAAAATCGCGGACCATGGCCTTTACACTCTGCTGAGTTTCTGTTTCTGAAAAATCGAAGCTTACGCTCATTAAATTTATATTTTATTGTTAGTTGAGGCAATTATAAACAATTATTTGATAGTTAGTTACCATTAAATATTTGTGCAATTACAGAATGAAATGGTATTCGGTTCAATTAGTTTATCGGTTAATTTTAAACCTTGAAATTAACCGATAAAGTTTTTCCTATTTTTCTTACAACTTTAGCCGAATAATTTTAGATAATGGCGTTTAGGCAACACATCATTTTAATTTGTTCTCCTTTTTTTTGAAATCAGGTACAGAAGCATTTGGGGTTATTCAGCCCTGCTCTCCACTTTACTCCGTTACACTTCGTGTTCGTTCCGATCAGGTTTAGGTGGCAGGGCAGGCAATATGATTTGGGGTAATAAGCATTGCCCTCTATGATTAAACCTGATTGGAACGGGCACGAATCCCGATTTAAGCACTTGTTTTTACTTTTATGGTGTGCTTGCTTGTTTCACAGGTTTTCATCGGGAGCGTAAAGTATAAAGCAGGGCTTTCGGAACCGATGAGCACGCCATTGCTTTCCAAATCAAATTGAAGATGGATTCTTTTTAAACCTTGCAAGCAATTAACTTCCATAACTAACCTGGAATAGGAAATACATAATTTTTAACTTGGTTATCTTTTTTTTGGAAATCAGGTACAGAAGCGTTTCGGGTTATTCAGTCCTGCTCTCCACTTTACTCCGTTACACTTCGTGTTCGTTCCGATCAGGTTTAGTTAGCAAGGCAGGTAATATGATTTGGGGTTAATAAGCATTGCCCTCTATGATTAAACCTGATTGGAACGAGCACGAATGCCGAATTAAGCACTTGTTTTTAACTTTTTATGGTGTGCTTGCTTGTTTCACAGGTTTCATCGGCAGAGTAAAGTGTAAAGCAGGACTTTCAGAACCGATGAGCACGACCATTGCTTTCCAAATCAAATTGAAGATGGATTCTTTTTAAACCTTGCAAGCAATTAACTTCTGGAATAGGAATATATGATTTCAAGCTTGGTTATCCTTTTTTTTGGAAATCAGGTACAGAAGCGTTTGGCGATATTTAGCCCTGCTCTCCACTTTACTCCGTTACACTTCGTGTTCGTTCCGATCAGGTTTAGGTGGCACGGCCGGCAATATGATTTGCGGTTAATAAGCATTGCCCTCTATGATTAAACCTGATTGGAACGAGCACGAATGCCGATCCTTCATCGGCAGCGTAAAGTGTAAAGCAGGACTTTCGGAACCGATGAGCACGACCATTGCTTTCCAATCAAATTGAAAATGGCTCTTTTAAACCTACTTCTAAAAAGAAATGTAAGGGGTAATTTTATCTATAACCTGCTGGTTGAGGAGCACAATCTTCTTCAGATCAGATACGCCGGAATAATTGCCATGCTGCTTACGGTATTGAATAATGGCATTGATCTGCTTGTAAGAAAGATATGGATTACGCTTTAAATCGTTAAAAGTTGCTGTATTTACATTTATTGTTTTTAACGGGGTATTACTGATTTCAATCTGATCTTTAATTTCGGCATACTTATTAGAATCTAAGCCATAAACTTCGAGCAGCTGCTCTTTCTTGTAAAAACCGCCTAAACGTTCACGGTATTTAATAATTCTAAGTGCAAAAGTTCCGCCAATGCCTTTTATCTCATCCAATTGTGTCGAGTCTGCCTTATTAATATCAACGATGACCGAAGTTTTTTTAGCATATTCCTTTTTTTCGAAAGGTGCATATTTTCCTGAAGCATTGAGGGGCTGATCGGGGATGTGAGCATAAGGCAGTATCTTCTTGTACATTTCAGGAGAAATGGTATACATTTTCTGAAGATCTTCGGGCTTATAAAACTTGCCACCCTTCGCGGTATAATTTATAATCGATTGTGCCTGTTTTGCCGATAAGCCTAAAGTTTGCCAACCTTGTGCATCTAAAGTGTTGGGATTGAATTTAAAAAGCTTAATTGGTTTTTTAGGGATTGAACCTTCAATCCGATCGCGAATAGTATTGGCATATGCCTGATCTGTTATGCTTATCTTCTGAATTTGTGCTAAAAGATTCGGATCATCATTTGAAACCGGCTGATAATAGCCATATATAATAGGTGTAGCCTTAATTACAATTATAATAAAGACCAGAAACAGCAATCCATTAAATTCACTTTTGCTAACACCAAAATTTTTGTTGAGCCAAATTCTCATTGATGCGATATGACATGTGTATTATAAATATAAATCTTATTTTTGGAATTGCAAAACAGAACAGGTTTTGCCTATCAACAATCTAAGAATTTTATATGAAGATCATAACTACATCTGAGTTTGCGAAAGCAACAAAGATAGATAAGCTAGGTGTACCAGGTTTAGCAGGTTTGATGATGGAGATCATGAAACTGAACGAAATCAACGACGTATTCGCTCAAAATCAACACTTTAAAGGCTTAGAATTTGTAGACAAGATATTAGAAACCATTGGCGTTTCTATAGAATTTGATGATGATGATTTAAATAGTATTCCGAAGACAGGCCCTTTTATTGCCATTGCAAATCACCCTTATGGTGGTGTAGAGGGTTTGGCTTTAGTTAAACTATTGTGTACGGTTAGGCCAGATGCCAAGGTGATGGTAAATTTCATTTTGAAAAAAATACCGAACCTTGATGAATTTTTTGTTGCAGTAAATCCTTTCGAAAATGTGCAGCATACATCAAGCATCAGCGGATTAAAAACGACTTTTGATCTGCTTAGAAACGGGGTTCCGATCGGTATTTTCCCTGCAGGAGAGGTTTCTACCTTTAAATTGGATGCCCAGCAGGTAACCGACAGGATGTGGCATCCTGTTGTTGGAAAACTGATTGCTAAAGCAAAAGTGCCCGTTGTACCTATTTACTTTCATGGCAATAACGGCGTTTTCTTTAACATTTTAAGCTTCATACACCCTACCCTGCGTACAGCAAAACTGCCTTCGGAGTTTTTAAATAAACATGGGCGCACCATTAAGGTACGGGTTGGTAAACCAATAGCCGTATCTGAAATCTCACATATGAACAGCAGCAATAAACTGATGGACTTTTTAAGGGCCCGTACGTATGCGCTTGGTGTTGGTTTAGATACAGAGAAAAAACTCTTTAACCCATTAAACTTATTTAAAATTAAAAAGAAGCCTGCTGAGGTAATTGAAGAAACTTCGAGGCTTTTAATTAAAAATGAGGTAACGCTTCTGGAAGATTTCAAGGTTTGGACAGAGAAAAATTACGAAGTATACATTGTTCCGACTTTAAAAATCCCGAATATTTTAAGAGAAATTGGCCGTTTGCGTGAAATTACTTTCCGTGAGGTGGGTGAAGGAACCAACAAAAAAATCGATCTCGACAATTACGACATCTACTATAACCATTTATTTATATGGGATAAGGATTTAGAAAATATTGTAGGTGCTTACCGGATTGGTAAAGGAGATGAAATTTTAGAAAGCATGGGCCGCCGTGGTTTCTACCTATCAGAGTTGTTCAAAATGAAAGATCAGTTCTACCCAATGTTGAGGCAAGGAATCGAGTTGGGCAGATCGTGGATCAGAAAAGAATACCAGGGCAAACCACTTCCCTTATTTTTACTATGGAAAGGCATTTTAAAGTATCTGATCGATAATCCACAGT
Encoded proteins:
- the rpsU gene encoding 30S ribosomal protein S21 — its product is MIIINIKDGESLDKALKRFKKKFEKTGVLRELRSRQAYEKKSVARRTEIKHAVYIQNMNLDTTS
- a CDS encoding tyrosine-type recombinase/integrase, whose translation is MLLKSFIAYLTHEKRYSQHTITSYQTDLDQFEAYIITYDLNFLEVKHVHLRDYMVDLMENKISEHTINRKISTLRSFYKFLHRTGKIDQNPTVLIKAPKIPKRLPVFVDSQKMDQLLDSEQYFNEGFPSVRDHLVIELLFGTGMRLTELLQLKDTDIDIYSGTIKVLGKRNKERIIPVNKQLINQINTYIELKKLQNFNNNLLTLIVTNTGAAAYPKLIYRIVTSYLNHISTNEKKSPHVLRHSYATSLLNAGADLNAIKELLGHASLAATQVYTHNSIERLKTIYKQAHPKA
- a CDS encoding lysophospholipid acyltransferase family protein; its protein translation is MKIITTSEFAKATKIDKLGVPGLAGLMMEIMKLNEINDVFAQNQHFKGLEFVDKILETIGVSIEFDDDDLNSIPKTGPFIAIANHPYGGVEGLALVKLLCTVRPDAKVMVNFILKKIPNLDEFFVAVNPFENVQHTSSISGLKTTFDLLRNGVPIGIFPAGEVSTFKLDAQQVTDRMWHPVVGKLIAKAKVPVVPIYFHGNNGVFFNILSFIHPTLRTAKLPSEFLNKHGRTIKVRVGKPIAVSEISHMNSSNKLMDFLRARTYALGVGLDTEKKLFNPLNLFKIKKKPAEVIEETSRLLIKNEVTLLEDFKVWTEKNYEVYIVPTLKIPNILREIGRLREITFREVGEGTNKKIDLDNYDIYYNHLFIWDKDLENIVGAYRIGKGDEILESMGRRGFYLSELFKMKDQFYPMLRQGIELGRSWIRKEYQGKPLPLFLLWKGILKYLIDNPQFRYMFGPVSISNNFSKFSKALIVDYITKNHFDYEMAKYVKPRNKFKADLLPISTDTLVDSSESFKDLDSIIGDIENSHIKIPVLLRQYMNLNAKIISFNIDPKFSDCLDGFLVVDTHNIPPEMLEKLGKNL
- a CDS encoding DUF6496 domain-containing protein, with amino-acid sequence MAKYSEKAGEKVEKTMHEMKEGKLKSGSGKKVTSKKQAIAIGLSEARKAGAKVPKKG
- a CDS encoding ComEA family DNA-binding protein; amino-acid sequence: MRIWLNKNFGVSKSEFNGLLFLVFIIIVIKATPIIYGYYQPVSNDDPNLLAQIQKISITDQAYANTIRDRIEGSIPKKPIKLFKFNPNTLDAQGWQTLGLSAKQAQSIINYTAKGGKFYKPEDLQKMYTISPEMYKKILPYAHIPDQPLNASGKYAPFEKKEYAKKTSVIVDINKADSTQLDEIKGIGGTFALRIIKYRERLGGFYKKEQLLEVYGLDSNKYAEIKDQIEISNTPLKTINVNTATFNDLKRNPYLSYKQINAIIQYRKQHGNYSGVSDLKKIVLLNQQVIDKITPYISF
- a CDS encoding acyl-CoA dehydrogenase, with the protein product MSVSFDFSETETQQSVKAMVRDFAEKNIRPHIMEWDEVQHFPVELFKQLGELGLMGVLVPEEYGGSGLGYQEYVDVIVEVARVCGSIGLSLAAHNSLCTGHILAFANEEQKQRWLPKLATAEWIGAWGLTEANTGSDALRMMTTAVEDGDDYIINGAKNWITHGKSGDIAVVMVRTGEQGSSKGISAIVVERGTPGFTAGKKENKLGMRASETTEMIFDNCRVPKANLLGNVGEGFKQAMKVLDGGRISIAALALGIAKGAFDAAVAYSKQRQQFGQPIASFQAISFKLADMATEIEAAELLIRQAADLKNRHLPMTKESAMAKYFASEVSVRVATDAVQIFGGYGYTKDFPVEKFYRDSKLCTIGEGTSEIQKIVIAREILQR